In Argiope bruennichi chromosome X1, qqArgBrue1.1, whole genome shotgun sequence, a single window of DNA contains:
- the LOC129959350 gene encoding uncharacterized protein LOC129959350 — protein sequence MEQRKSFSAAISCEKCGITFKERKNLNAHCRNFHPEQNYLIKSNQICGLCSGAFRTIVKLQEHMQSQHSINLNYINETFYSAQDFLNWKVRIEKESQSSYILRNSSEKKDVGKKLSYYICHRSGCFKPKGGKIRQLKASGSNKSGFTCPAVIKVCTETIYGISEIKVLYQSVHVGHEMEVGRLRLTEEERTDIAANLHLGIPMTKILDETRRNFSPKNRLSLTTRKDLCNIKSGFKIQEETVMHQDDTTSIDILVKKLKNDEKNPVLIYKPVGEILQDYPSVRQNDFLFGLMNDAQEKLLEIYESACIMIDSTHGTNQYGFELTTVMVHDENHEGLPVAVFFSSRTASDILLPFFDSIKKRIPNLTTKVLMSDDTNSFLNAWESIFNSKPLHLLCIWHVNRNINRNINSKVKTCNRENIKKQMNDIVTELDTTTFNSLIEKFKEEESSFVQYFETTYKKRPEKWAYCYRKGLGINTNMKLERWHRQIKYEESGGIVMKRLDKSIAVITNAIAKKLLARVISIERGKLTHKMISIRKRHASSIEMKDIYSSIQLNENTFIITKTIGESIFTYSVEKINATECCPIKCDQCNVCIHSMSCTCIDYSIKFLICKHIHYHSRASYRHERWRYGGCWEQALSRRYPRWNDN from the exons atggagcaaagaaaatcattttctgcAGCCATTAGTTGTGAAAAATGTGGGATAAcgtttaaagaaaggaaaaatttaaatgctcaCTGTAGAAATTTCCATCCAGAGCAAAATTACCTCATCAAGAGCAATCAAATTTGTGGACTATGTAGTGGGGCTTTTAGGACGATAGTTAAATTGCAAGAGCATATGCAGAGTCAACATTCCATAAATCTCAACTACATCAATGAGACTTTTTACTCAGCTCAAGATTTTCTGAACTGGAAAGTGAGAATTGAGAAAGAAAGCCAGTCGTCCTATATACTTCGAAACTCCTCTGAAAAAAAAgatgtaggaaaaaaattatcttattacatCTGCCATCGCAGTGGCTGCTTTAAGCCAAAGGGAGGAAAAATTCGCCAACTCAAAGCGTCGGGTTCGAACAAATCTGGTTTCACTTGCCCTGCAGTTATAAAAGTATGTACAGAAACTATCTATGGGATTTCTGAAATAAAGGTTTTGTACCAATCTGTTCATGTCGGACATGAAATGGAGGTTGGAAGATTGCGCTTGACAGAAGAAGAAAGGACAGATATTGCTGCAAATCTTCATCTCGGAATACCCATGACAAAAATACTAGATGAAACAAGACGTAACTTTTCTCCAAAAAATCGTCTCAGTTTGACAACCAGGAAAGATTTATGTAACATAAAGAGTGGCTTTAAAATTCAAGAGGAAACAGTTATGCATCAAGATGATACTACATCCATCGACATactagttaaaaaattaaaaaatgacgaGAAAAATCCGGTGCTTATTTATAAGCCAGTTGGAGAAATTTTACAAGATTATCCTTCTGTACgtcaaaacgattttttatttgGACTAATGAATGATGCCCAagaaaaattgcttgaaatataCGAGAGTGCATGCATTATGATTGACTCGACCCATGGAACAAATCAATATGGGTTCGAGTTAACAACGGTAATGGTGCACGACGAAAATCATGAAGGTTTGCCAGttgctgtatttttttcttcgagAACCGCAAGCGACATTCTTTTGCCTTTCTTTGATAGCATTAAAAAACGCATCCCAAATTTAACAACTAAAGTTTTAATGAGTGATGAcaccaattcatttttaaatgcttgggaatccatttttaattctaaacctTTACATCTGCTATGTATTTGGCATGTCAATAGAAACATTAATcgtaatataaattcaaaagtgaaaacttgtaatagggaaaatattaaaaaacaaatgaatgatATTGTAACAGAATTAGATACAAcaacttttaattctttgatcgaaaaatttaaagaagaagaaagttCTTTTGTTCAGTACTTCGAAACAACCTACAAAAAAAGACCAGAAAAGTGGGCCTACTGCTATAGAAAAGGATTAGgtataaatacaaatatgaaattagaaaGGTGGCACCGCCAGATAAAGTATGAAGAAAGTGGAGGAATTGTTATGAAAAGGTTAGATAAATCAATCGCAGTTATTACGAATGCCATCGCTAAGAAACTCCTGGCAAGAGTTATATCAATAGAAAGAGGCAAGCTGActcataaaatgatttcaattcgAAAGAGACATGCCAGCAGCatagaaatgaaagatatttatagttctattcaattaaatgaaaatacatttattattacgaAAACAATTGGAGAATCAATTTTTACTTACAGTgtagaaaaaattaatgctaCAGAATGCTGCCCAATAAAATGTGACCAATGCAATGTGTGCATACACTCTATGTCTTGCACCTGCattgattattcaataaaatttttaatttgcaaacatattcatta TCATTCTCGCGCTAGCTACCGTCATGAACGGTGGCGATATGGAGGATGCTGGGAGCAAGCGCTTTCGCGCCGATACCCACGATGGAATGATAATTGA